A region from the Rosa rugosa chromosome 6, drRosRugo1.1, whole genome shotgun sequence genome encodes:
- the LOC133718201 gene encoding disease resistance protein RPV1-like gives MASTSSRRRQWKYDVFLSFRGLDTRRGFTRHLYSAPTQKGILTFMDDAELKKGKSIRPELLAAIEDSRSAIVVLSFRYACSPWCLDELVKIIQCMKDMGQQVLPVFYKVAPSDVRHQTGSFELKNLHEVEVREHEEVYGKNDEDRTNAWRAALTEVANLSGWHFTGGYPTNLIDEIVNHILKKSVYTSSSVDKGFIGTNSRVNDLLSNYIYPQLGGVRFIGIHGMRGIGKTTLARAIHDEICQDFDRICFLSNVREKSKNNGLVSLQEKLLSKILMAKVENIEDEYTGAAMIEKRLRGIKVLVVIDDVDQLTQLEKLAGSRNWFGPGSRIIITTTDVQLLKAHEVDATYKANELNRDEALQLLSLKAFKKFPPPGDYLHLCYHILGYAQGLPLALVVLGSFLFGRSTDEWASAIDRLKNTPHKRIIEVLRISFDGLDKKDQEIFLHITCFYKGKDKDRVTQILDYCQLNPVIGLSVLADRSLITISNNELSMHDLLQEMGWEIVREQSPKEPGKRSRLWSHEDINNVLERNTGTDSIQGMVMELTKLQVAHWKPEGFSKLSQLSLLHIRNVDLPKGLTCLSNSLRLLEWTGYPLRSLPKKFKADELIELNLCYSNIKQLWKGTKNFDKLKFFKLCHSQNIVETPDFAGVQNLETLDLEGCMNLVRIHESLGFLKKLIFLNLKDCKSLKSLPSRIEMESLETLILSNCSKLKKIPKFVGNMERLSVLYLDGTAIKELPISIERLSGLVSLNLRNCRNLVCLPSTINKLKSVENINLSGCLKLGKHQVNVGEMDFFEETDVDSGSAIETSAMHDLIRYVRGSIFHGGEVVWGSLSKFLHSGLVQKVNKEPLSFRLPISGLCNLTYLNLSNCNLGEEAFANEFGHFPSLVTLNLSGNNFVRLPSGIGLLSKLENFNLENCKRLQDLSDLPSNSILDLRADGCTSLKYLFDASNLNRLNKSYFNFINCFNLNGNQGCSNIAFEMLKTFMYQGICNERETFQIVIPGCNIHEWFSHQSVGCSLSVALPAHWNKSRFLGFALCVVFVLHEHQPVDELYIDEFKTFNATHHLVCCLKLDGRELEVYGRDSLHFALVKNFARLNQITCGYSMCLVINTLVQSGGMIVAVSLSSYLKPEGRV, from the exons ATGGCGTCAACCTCTTCTCGTCGTCGTCAATGGAAATACGATGTCTTTCTAAGTTTCAGGGGGTTAGATACGCGCAGGGGTTTTACCCGTCATCTGTATTCTGCACCAACTCAGAAAGGAATTCTCACCTTTATGGATGACGCAGAGCTTAAGAAAGGAAAATCCATTAGGCCTGAACTTTTAGCTGCAATTGAGGACTCTAGATCTGCGATTGTCGTTCTCTCATTCAGATATGCTTGTTCGCCatggtgcttggatgaactCGTCAAGATTATTCAATGCATGAAAGACATGGGCCAACAAGTCCTCCCCGTCTTCTACAAGGTGGCTCCTTCTGATGTGCGGCACCAAACGGGAAGTTTTGAGCTAAAAAATTTACATGAAGTAGAAGTAAGGGAACATGAAGAAGTTTATGGGAAGAATGATGAGGACAGAACAAATGCGTGGAGAGCTGCTTTGACAGAGGTGGCCAATCTTTCTGGCTGGCATTTTACGGGTGG ATATCCAACAAACCTAATTGACGAAATTGTTAATCACATACTAAAGAAGTCCGTGTATACATCTTCAAGTGTTGACAAGGGTTTCATAGGAACGAATTCCCGCGTTAATGATTTGTTAAGCAATTACATATATCCACAGCTTGGTGGGGTGCGTTTTATAGGTATCCATGGCATGCGGGGCATAGGTAAGACAACACTTGCTCGAGCTATCCATGATGAAATTTGTCAGGATTTTGACCGAATCTGCTTTCTTTCCAATGTCAGAGAAAAGTCTAAAAACAATGGCCTAGTTTCTCTACAAGAAAAACTTCTTTCCAAAATCCTGATGGCAAAAGTTGAAAATATAGAAGATGAATACACAGGAGCTGCTATGATAGAAAAACGGTTGCGTGGAATAAAGGTGCTTGTTGTTATTGATGATGTGGATCAGTTGACACAATTGGAGAAATTGGCTGGAAGTCGCAACTGGTTTGGTCCTGGCAGTAGAATTATCATAACCACCACAGATGTTCAGTTGTTAAAGGCACATGAAGTTGATGCTACATACAAGGCTAATGAGTTAAACAGGGATGAAGCACTTCAACTTTTGAGTTTGAAGGCTTTTAAGAAATTTCCCCCACCAGGGGATTATTTGCATCTGTGCTACCATATTTTAGGGTATGCACAGGGGCTTCCGTTGGCTCTCGTGGTTTTAGGTTCTTTTCTATTTGGTAGAAGCACTGATGAATGGGCAAGTGCAATAGATAGGCTAAAGAACACACCACATAAACGAATTATTGAGGTGCTTCGGATTAGTTTTGATGGACTGGATAAAAAAGACCAAGAAATATTCTTACATATCACTTGCTTTTACAAGGGGAAGGATAAGGATCGTGTGACACAAATACTAGACTATTGCCAGCTAAACCCTGTCATTGGTTTAAGTGTTCTTGCTGATAGATCTCTCATAACTATCTCCAACAACGAACTGTCGATGCATGATTTGCTACAAGAAATGGGCTGGGAAATTGTTCGTGAACAGTCTCCTAAAGAGCCAGGCAAACGTAGTAGATTATGGTCTCATGAAGACATCAACAATGTGCTGGAGAGAAATACG GGAACAGATTCAATCCAAGGCATGGTAATGGAGTTGACTAAATTACAAGTGGCTCATTGGAAGCCAGAAGGCTTTTCAAAGTTGTCTCAACTTAGTCTTCTCCATATTCGTAATGTGGACCTTCCCAAAGGCCTCACTTGTCTTTCGAATTCCTTGAGACTCCTCGAATGGACTGGGTATCCCTTAAGATCTCTCCCAAAAAAATTTAAAGCAGATGAACTTATTGAACTTAACTTGTGCTACAGCAACATTAAACAGCTTTGGAAGGGAACAAAG AATTTTGACAAGTTGAAGTTCTTCAAACTCTGCCATTCTCAAAACATTGTGGAGACCCCAGACTTCGCAGGTGTTCAGAATCTTGAGACTTTAGATCTTGAAGGATGTATGAATTTGGTAAGAATCCATGAATCCCTTGGATTTCTCAAAAAGCTTATTTTCCTGAATCTTAAAGACTGCAAAAGTCTCAAGAGTCTGCCAAGTAGAATCGAAATGGAATCTCTTGAAACATTAATTCTTTCTAACTGCTCAAAACTTAAGAAGATTCCCAAGTTTGTTGGAAATATGGAACGTTTGTCGGTGCTTTATCTTGATGGGACTGCCATTAAGGAACTGCCTATTTCAATTGAACGGCTGAGTGGCCTTGTGTCATTGAATCTAAGAAACTGCAGAAATCTTGTTTGTCTCCCAAGCACCATCAATAAATTGAAGTCTGTTGAAAATATTAATCTTTCTGGATGCTTGAAACTCGGCAAACATCAGGTAAATGTGGGGGAGATGGACTTTTTTGAGGAAACTGATGTGGATAGTGGGTCTGCAATAGAAACGTCAGCTATGCATGATCTCATAAGATATGTGAGAGGTTCAATCTTTCATGGAGGCGAAGTAGTTTGGGGATCTTTAAGTAAGTTCCTGCATTCTGGATTGGTGCAAAAAGTGAATAAAGAGCCATTGAGTTTCCGCTTGCCTATATCTGGTCTGTGTAATTTAACATATCTAAACCTGAGTAATTGCAATCTTGGTGAAGAAGCATTTGCCAATGAATTTGGTCACTTTCCCTCTTTGGTGACCTTGAATCTAAGTGGAAACAATTTTGTTCGTCTTCCTTCCGGCATTGGATTGCTTTCCAAGCTTGAGAACTTTAACTTGGAGAATTGCAAGAGACTTCAAGACTTGTCAGACCTTCCATCAAATAGTATACTAGATTTAAGGGCAGATGGTTGTACTTCACTGAAATACTTGTTTGATGCATCAAATTTGAACAGATTAAACAAATcatatttcaatttcatcaattgcttcaatctaaatggcaatcaaggatgcagTAACATAGCATTTGAAATGCTGAAGACATTCATGTATCAG GGAATCTGTAATGAGAGGGAAACTTTCCAAATTGTAATTCCTGGATGTAATATTCATGAGTGGTTCAGCCATCAGAGTGTTGGGTGTTCATTAAGTGTAGCTCTACCTGCACATTGGAATAAGAGTCGGTTTTTGGGATTTGCTTTGTGTGTTGTTTTTGTACTCCATGAGCACCAGCCGGTGGATGAGCTTTATATAGATGAATTCAAGACTTTTAATGCAACGCATCATCTTGTATGTTGCCTGAAGCTCGATGGAAGAGAATTGGAAGTATATGGCAGAGACAGCCTGCATTTCGCTTTAGTGAAGAATTTTGCCAGGTTGAATCAGATCACCTGTGGCTATTCTATGTGTCTTGTGATAAATACTTTGGTACAGAGTGGTGGCATGATAGTTGCAGTCAGCTTGAGTTCTTATTTGAAACCAGAGGGCCGGGTCTGA
- the LOC133718206 gene encoding phosphatidylinositol 4-kinase gamma 4-like isoform X1, translating to MVFLVKKQKLHGRELATNNSRVRDYVVTDRNQLHLVLGLSDLQVITVRSLSCMLRGVGMSDMYVKQQIAKKGNGSVDVKDRESSDGEELEDQILISKEDASIAGMFGRKLSILLAGEWNQVRALTRKRLFP from the exons ATGGTTTTTCTTGTGAAGAAACAGAAGCTGCATGGTAGAGAATTGGCTACGAACAATTCTCGGGTAAGGGACTATGTGGTAACTGATAGGAACCAATTGCACTTGGTCCTTGGGCTTTCGGACCTCCAGGTTATTACTGTTAGGAGTTTGAGTTGCATGTTGAGGGGAGTAGGAATGTCGGATATGTATGTGAAGCAGCAGATTGCTAAGAAAGGTAATGGGTCTGTTGATGTCAAAGATCGGGAATCATCAGATGGTGAAGAGCTTGAAGATCAAATCCTGATATCAAAG GAAGATGCCAGCATTGCTGGAATGTTCGGGAGGAAGTTGAGTATCCTTTTAGCTGGAGAGTGGAATCAAGTCCGGGCATTGACTAGGAAGAGACTATTTCCGTGA
- the LOC133718206 gene encoding phosphatidylinositol 4-kinase gamma 3-like isoform X2 encodes MVFLVKKQKLHGRELATNNSRVRDYVVTDRNQLHLVLGLSDLQVITVRSLSCMLRGVGMSDMYVKQQIAKKGNGSVDVKDRESSDGEELEDQILISKMPALLECSGGS; translated from the exons ATGGTTTTTCTTGTGAAGAAACAGAAGCTGCATGGTAGAGAATTGGCTACGAACAATTCTCGGGTAAGGGACTATGTGGTAACTGATAGGAACCAATTGCACTTGGTCCTTGGGCTTTCGGACCTCCAGGTTATTACTGTTAGGAGTTTGAGTTGCATGTTGAGGGGAGTAGGAATGTCGGATATGTATGTGAAGCAGCAGATTGCTAAGAAAGGTAATGGGTCTGTTGATGTCAAAGATCGGGAATCATCAGATGGTGAAGAGCTTGAAGATCAAATCCTGATATCAAAG ATGCCAGCATTGCTGGAATGTTCGGGAGGAAGTTGA